The genomic region tatgctagatcacccagacgggactcactgtaacactgtaacatcTTGTAACAtcggtctctagtgacatgtcacttgtatccaattctattcctaagttcaaccggaatttacacttaacactttattacttgaataattcatgaacaattttccttccacattcaatattaattcacatatcaaatataattcacaatttatacaaatataactattatttacatataacttacctcggatgcaaaacgactatttttgtaatttagtcgataactttctcttttcccgatcacttccactatttcttctttcttgatctatattaacacaatttaatacattttatcaacatttcattcaaatacaattcatacacaacattttggcaaatttatatttttcccaaacttttcaaaattccacttttgtccctaagctcgtaaaaataaaattcactaaattttaaatttcaaacttcactaaatcatatttcatgctcataacagccctcaatttcacaaaatcacaactttatgcacactttaccatctttcacaatttagccctttttcaacattttcatcaaaattcatctagtaaaacttgtaattaacacttcaaacattcattatctaacatcactaatcaatttacaattatatcatgaatgggtcaattttaaactttaatttcatttaaatcaaatggtagaaacatgaaattcaagcttcaataagcataaaaatacgaaaataatcaaaacgggcaagaaatcacttacaattgagcttaggaagttcaagaaccctagctatggtgacatgaattttttggcagcaaacgtctgattttaagaagatgaacacttgttttcatctttattttgtctttattcaatttggacaaaatgcccttgacccattacttagatatttttctagaaatacccttttgtgtccataacactaattcatggtctaattgccacataaacacttccaatttcatgcaataattcaattaagtcatttaatcactaattagacacactttgcattttctcaatttagtcctaaaattcaattaagcactaaagcattaaaattttctatccatattttcacacaatatttcaatcaatcagtaactaataaaaatttataaaattaaactatttcacttcggatttgtggttacgaaaccactattccgattaggccctatttcgggctatcacatgTACTTGCAGAGAGTGGGAGCTTATAGGGATTCCTTGTTGCAATGTTGTATGTGCCATGTATATGACAAGAAGAATCCAAAAGCCTTTGTCTCACCATGGTACATTAAGGAGCAATATGTAGCAGCAACAGTCAGGTTTTACAACTAGTTGAGGGAAAATTTGACTTAAGAGAAATGattcaataatttctctatCAGTAAAAAAACGCGTGGAAGacccaagaaaaataaaaggaaatctAAGGATGAAccaaaaaagagaaagtttGGAAAGGACACTAGGAAAGGCCTTAAAATGTCATGTTCTTTGTTTAAACAAGTACAACACAACAAGAAATTGTGTGCAAAAAGATCAAATATGAGCCAAAATTTATAAGTAATTCGTGGAccattttattttagataacATTTTCTTTACATTCATATTTGTTTAACCATTAAATACATTAGAatgaatttcttaatttttttctaggaACAAAATTCAAATGTTGGTTCGTCCTCCATGCAAGTACAACAACCTCATTAGAAGCTACTATACCACAGGTAAAAGATACATTAATGTAGTGTGGTGCACTATCTACTTGTTCAACTGTTTGAGAATTTTGTTCTCTTTTGGTagattcaaccatttcaataggCATTTTGGGTGGTCCAATTTCTACtttgtcattttgtttaaataatttagtttaaagaaTTATACGAGATTCTAGAAATATTATTTGGTTTAAGATAAATAGATTGAGAAATCAACTCTATTTCTTATTGTACTCTGTTATTTAAACAATGTGTTACCTCGTCATGTTAAAATTTGCACAATTAGACCCAACTATGATTGTATGAACCATTTAAttagcttcttttttttgtttcaagcCATAACTATTTCTTCTTTATTCAAGAACTCACAATatggaaaggaaagaaaaagaatcaggTGTATCAACTTCTCAATGCATCACCAACGCAGAAggcacaaaaaaagaaaagaaaaagaaaacgacAATTGGGTATTGGGGTGTACACAAACCTCAAAACTGGTGAACAAATACTACATGCGAGTATATGTAATTATTctaaatattgattttgttgCATGTTGACTAAGTAATTTTATATCTACTGATTTAattgttttccattttccttAAAGCCTGGTACAAGCAGTGAAAGAACTATTATTACTGTAAGGAAGATTGGTCAATCTAATACTTCCCATTAGCAACATTCATGGGAAGGCCCTAGATTGAAGTGGAAGGGGGAAAAAAGCTGTGACAACAAGGAAAATTATGCAACAAAACTCTGATGTTGTctgaaagaaaagggaaaaccTCCTAAACAAGTGCAGATAGAGACCCAAACAAgccaaacaaattttattataatagatGATTGAAGTGCAAGCTGGTGCtagcttaattttaatttctctgATAGTATAGTTTATGTTGACAAGGGACAAGATTGGTACATTTTTTTCATATGGGAACCATTTGTTGGCAAGGGAACATCTTGTTTATATTGGAACATCTTGTTGATAAGAATGCATTTTGAGGATAttgcaaattttaaatttacttttcatgtaattttttgacattttgtttctttgttgtttGTTATTGAATTATGGTTTAGTTGAGATTTTTCTTTGGTTCAACtcattataaaaattgtaattaatttttattgtaaataaaattaattaaattaatttagctataataacaagtaaaaaaagcCACATCATGAAAAAAATGTTGATGTCATCAACAGTACGGCATCCGAGATGAGATCTtagttgagaaaaataaaattaaaaagtcagACTTAACTGCCACATTATCTTGACATCAGTCAATGACCATTTTACTGAGTTTTGATAGTTTAAGTGAATGTGAAAAAAGAAACACAAACTTAactcatttttttgaaattgaaaaagttgGAGAAATTTTCACGCTgttaagtttttctttaaagaatattaatggGTAAAAAAGCCATGCTCTGCTTGTTCACATTAGGTTTTGTCATTGGGTGGATTCTCAGCTTTTGTCAATTtgtttattatcaatatattcCATAAGTATAAACATCTAATTTGATTATTACCAAATCCGAATAGTCCacctttccttttttcttaGTGGGGGAACTCCAAAGTCAAATCAGTGTTTACTCTATCCGTACGCTTCCATTCCAGTAAAAGTGCAGGCTATAGTTCATTTCATATGATTAATTGGGTAAATTTATAGTTGTTTGAGCTTCTATATATTCACTGAGAAACTATGGCTTAGGCAAAGAAGAGTTGAATAAGGATCCACATCTCTTGCAACCATAGCAATGGCGTCTACAAAATCTTCTCCACTAACCATTCCCCTGTTTTTGACATGGATGATTCTGTTTCTTCAACCCATGGTGTCATCTGGGAATCATGCATTCTCAATCAAAGAAGCAACTGTGCAGGATCTCCAACTTGCATTTGAGAAAAACCAACTCACATCAAGGCAACTCGTTGAGTTTTACATGGGGGAAATCCATAGACTTAATGTGCTCCTTAGAGCGGTGATAGAAGTTAACCCGGATGCTTTGTATCAAGCTGATGAGGCTGACAGAGAGCGCAAGGCTAAAGCACCTGGATCACTAAGTGGCCTGCATGGACTTCCTATTCTGCTCAAGGATAACATTGCAACCAAGGATAAAATGAACACCACGGCTGGTTCACTTGCGCTGCTTGGATCCATTGTACCTCGAGATGCAGGCGTGGTATCCAAATTGAGGAAAGCTGGGGCTATAATTCTTGGCAAGGTCAGCTTGAGTGAGTGGGCTCATTTCAGGGATGGAAGTGTGCCCAGTGGCTGGTGTGCTCGGAGTGGTCAAGGAAAGGTGAGCTAAAAGCTTATCATTTTTTCATACAAATGAATCAACTCTTAGAATCGTAAATCAAGATATGATATAAAACTTAATGAATCATAAATAATGATgtatcatgtcaaatcatcaagaacaaaacGATAACAAAACTAGATGCGGAAGCGTACCTGAATCCATGGGTTCTTAGAAATTTTTCGGATATTTGagatttgatcttccaaattagcacacaacAAATTTTGAGAATGTGgctctctcttttctaaagatagatattagaaaagttacatTTTGTGTAACTGGGGACCATAactctaatatatataactttggcaCATTAGGCCTAATTCCCAATTAGCCtatcattaattagaaattagttactagattatctacacatattttacctatattttatttaataattaaaacttaataaaccttaaccaaattagatcacttttaatttagactaacctatcatgatagtaaataataacatgtaattacaattattatatatgtgatgtccatattttctaACATCAACTTGTGATATTGGTAAGTGTAGAGTTGACTTACGGTCAGTCAACATTTTATGCAACAACAATTTAACTCGCTAAACATAATTTCTTGCATTCTTTTTGCTTATGCAGAATCCTTACAATATTTCAAAAGATCCATGCGGGTCAAGTAGTGGATCAGCCATAGCAGCAGCAGCAAATCTGGCAGCAGTAACACTTGGGACCGAGACTGATGGCTCAATCCTCTGTCCATCCAACAATAACGCCATTGTTGGTATCAAACCTACTGTCGGTCTTACCAGCCGAGCAGGAGTCGTCCCCATCACTCCCAGACAGGACACTGTCGGGTAATgtgctattattattaatcattCCGATGAAGACTTTGTATATCAGACTATAAAGGTGTCATGCTTTGTTGAATTGGAACAGACCCATGTGCAGAACAGTGGCAGATGCTGTATACGTCCTGGATGCCATTGCAGGCTTAGATTATAATGATAAAGCAACCATTAAAGCATCAAAGTACATCCCACGGGGTGGCTACAAACAATTTCTAAAGATTGATGGCCTTAAAGGGAAAAGACTGGGGTTATTCAAAAATGAATTCTTCAATGTTGGCGAAGGATCTGTTTACGCCAAAGTTTTTGAGCGTCATTTCTCCACTTTAAggtatcaaaatataataaatttcgCATATTAGTTCCATCCAATTATTATCATTAACTGTAGTggtgattaattaaattttctgcAAATTAAAGGCGAAGAGGTGCAGTCTTGGTAGAAAATGTAAATGCTTCCAAGTACTTGGAGGCATACAGCACCAGCATAGACTACGAAACACTAGCAATGACAGCTGAGTTCAAATTGGCCATAAATTCTTACCTAAAACAACTAGTGGTGTCTAAAGTGCGATCCTTGAAAGATCTCATTGCATTCaacaacaaattttcaaaattggtgAGCATTTCAAATTGCTTTCTAGCACATACTCAACCCTACtattcaaacatattaaaatattaggtACTTGGATTTTGGGGTTAATGCAGGAAAAAACCAAGGAATATGGCCAACAGTTTTTCCTTGACACAGAAGCTACGAATGGCATTGGCCAAAAGGAGAAGGAAGCGCTATTAAATTTAGCAAAAATGTCGAGAGATGGGTTCGAGAAACTAATGGAAGAGAACAAGCTAGACGCGTTGTTATCACCATTTTCAGTAGCTTCCTCTATTCTTGGAAGGGGTCAATATCCAGGTATCATTGTCCCGGCTGGATATGATAGAGAAGGGCTGCCTTTCGGCCTTTGTTTTGGGGGATTAAAGGGCTCGGAGCCAACCCTGATTGAGATAGCCTATGCCTTCGAGCAAGCTACTAAGATCAGGAGGCCACCTTCATTCAAGCACTGAAGTTATTTAGTGCTGCTAGCTTGGTTGTAGCAATAGGGTTATCCACCCAATTCTAATTTGGTTCAATGAAGTGAGATGATTCCACCAACGTCTATGTTGGATGGTTCATACTCCCACTATCTAGTGCTATGTTATCTAAATAGTGTTGCCCTTCTTTGTCTAAAAATAAATGGAGTaggcttttgtttttatttcaaaaagcCACCTACCACAATTTATTTAGGAAAAAGGAAAGGTATATACAGATGTGAgcttcaaaattattaaaatgatttttttttaaatcaacaaGATGATCATATTTAAATATCTGACTACATTATTCtgtttaaacttaaattaataaaattttaaaataaagttcatCTTATACATATCTCTGTTAAAATTAATCACTtctaaatatatgattttattaaactaaaactaattaaatttctcaatttaagtatgaaattttattaattcatttaaatataaataaactaaatccatggaaataaaatctattgcttcaattaaaatattataggtTGACATACAATTGaattattgttataaaataaagaataaagagagtAAGAATAAGAgaacaaaatagaaatatgtATACTTctccaatataaaattttaatcctaatGAACATTAGAGTCCTAATGACATTCACTtctatgataataaaatatttataacacttCCTCTTAGATGTCCATTGATAAATAATGTGTCTCGTTAAAACTTTAGTAAGATAAAACCCAAGAGAACAAATTCTTAGTGAAGGAAAAAGGGTATATATATCTACAATATGTATAAATGCTACCtcattaaaaatcttaataCGAAAACCTA from Gossypium raimondii isolate GPD5lz chromosome 1, ASM2569854v1, whole genome shotgun sequence harbors:
- the LOC105785882 gene encoding probable amidase At4g34880, yielding MASTKSSPLTIPLFLTWMILFLQPMVSSGNHAFSIKEATVQDLQLAFEKNQLTSRQLVEFYMGEIHRLNVLLRAVIEVNPDALYQADEADRERKAKAPGSLSGLHGLPILLKDNIATKDKMNTTAGSLALLGSIVPRDAGVVSKLRKAGAIILGKVSLSEWAHFRDGSVPSGWCARSGQGKNPYNISKDPCGSSSGSAIAAAANLAAVTLGTETDGSILCPSNNNAIVGIKPTVGLTSRAGVVPITPRQDTVGPMCRTVADAVYVLDAIAGLDYNDKATIKASKYIPRGGYKQFLKIDGLKGKRLGLFKNEFFNVGEGSVYAKVFERHFSTLRRRGAVLVENVNASKYLEAYSTSIDYETLAMTAEFKLAINSYLKQLVVSKVRSLKDLIAFNNKFSKLEKTKEYGQQFFLDTEATNGIGQKEKEALLNLAKMSRDGFEKLMEENKLDALLSPFSVASSILGRGQYPGIIVPAGYDREGLPFGLCFGGLKGSEPTLIEIAYAFEQATKIRRPPSFKH